The Fusarium musae strain F31 chromosome 10, whole genome shotgun sequence DNA window CATCAGATCCATTGCGTCTTTTCGGCCATCGGACAGAAGAGCCGCCTCTCGATTCGCTGTGTCATGTTTCAGGAACAGAAAATGACCAAGAAAAATCGGAACGTGAGCCCGATTATCCGCCTGTCTGGTCAAGGCAACGTCTTGGCGAGATCTTGCCTGAAACAGATTGGACGGGTACTGTGTCTCCATAGTCGCCTCAGATTTATTAGTGACAGTATGCGAAAACAATGGGCGAAACGCGTATTTAGAGTTTTATTCGTGGAAAACTAGTCTTTTAATTCGTCCTGTTTCACAGCGGCTTTTTCATCTATCAGAGGGAAACGTCCCGGTTTAATTGCTGCTGATCGCACGGCACTAAGGTCGCTTCCCGGAAGGTTGGTTAAGCATATAAtggcaatgcaatgcagcaTGCAATCATCACGATAACTATAGATAGGAGAATATCTGCGGCACGGCCGAGTTCAGATGACATGTTATGAATACCAAGCCGGAGAGGTCGAGTGCTTATTACTGCATTGGGATGAGCAGGGAAACGGGAAGATGCGAACCGCTCGATCGCAATAGCCATGGATCAAGATGTCATCGTGATATGAATCATGTCACGGTGGAGATGGATGCAGGCTTTGACTAAGTTGGACGAGTTTTCCCGTGGCCTTGTTTCAAGAACCAAGGTTACGCGGCCCGGTGTTTGCATTCCCAAGCATTCTTTGCTTCTACTCGCTTGGATAGACGGGATGCTATGTCGATGGAGGTTTGAAACGAGATGGCCCCGTGATATGGTGGTGAATCGTCTGATGTAGACGGCTGTTGGCGTTTATGCATGTTTGAGTTTTAGGCTCTTCAGCACGCTGATGTCTTTATATTTACGGCTTCAATATTGAAATTGCTCACAGGTTTCTAGGCCAAATCGGTTCTAACAAACGGAGTTGGACGTTGACAGAGGGTTTCTGATGTCCAGTAACGGTGACGACTTGCTGCCTTTATGATCTGCAATTGCTGGTCTACCAagcacatacgaccataggTAGtggaaaatacgggatcccgtctgctctcccatagtcaagccactaaccggcggattagtagttgggtcggtgacgaccagcgaatccccgctgttgtatgtaaAGTTTTCTTTTTGCCCACACATGAAGAATATGTCTGACCCTCTGTTTTGTGTGAAAACATTTTCATAATCTGTGATGCACATGATGTATCTAGCTTTCATTGGCTGGATTACTGGGTAATCTCCAAGCGTAACTTTTACTATTGGGCTAAATCCCTTACCCTAAACATGCTCTTTGATGCtgtaaatatataaagctagaaaGATAAATGCGAGATTGAATGATGTTATGCCTCAATGACCTCAGAGCTAAATGTCTTGTCAATCGCGTCGCGCAGCTATGTGAACGAAAAAAGGCATTTTCCGCCATAAACGTTTATCTGCGACGTGCAAAACGCGAGTCAACCAATTCACAATGAACCCTAACGAAACCACAACTTGTAGAACATGATAGGTTGATCACATAAATTGACGTGTTCTACGCGTATTTCCAAGACAAACAACTGATCATTCACGAGCTGCGACCTGGCTTCAAGAGATTGACGGACTTCGGAGCTCATTGTCATATGATTCACGTCAAAATCATGAATGTTCGCTGCAAGACCAAGTATAGAGAATGGGTCACTGCGAAACCGACAAAGCGGGAGGGTCCAGGCAACCGTGCACGTTTCGACGCTCAACTACAACATGTTCATTTACGATTTACACTCTTCTTCACTACTCAAGCAAGCCCGAGAAAGCAATGAAAAGGGAGGGAGCTCAACAAGCGCGCGTTCGCGTCACCTAGAGGCAGTGTAATACTAGGGACACTGTGGACGGGATCATATGCAAGCATAGAGGAAGCCGTCCGCTGGCCAAAAATAGGAATAATCACGATTGATGTCCTTAGACATCTTTCAGAGATTAAACTGAAAAGAACAGATACTACACTTGATCTAAGCCAAAAGGCAAAGAGAGCtaaggagaaaagaagaagagaagcgcaGTTAGGGCGGGCTTGACGAGAAATTTATAGTGAGGACTGGGGGCGGTGAAACCCAAGGTTTGGCAGAATATGGTTCGTGACCTGAGGCATTTCGTGGTGGTTGAGCAATGAAAATGCGGTGGCTGGGACAGAGTTCATTTCGCTTGGTCGAAGCGAAAGCATCACAGCATCATTGACACAGTAGACGAGTGTCTGGCTTCCGCTGCATCAGTTGTTGCCTGCCATAATTGGCAGAGTTTGAGGCAGTGCGAAAGTACTTCTGGAGGGGTTGAAGGTTGAAGGTTGAAGGTGCACCAATTGAATGCATCATTTGCCGCGCCTCTTTGGGTCGCATTAGAAAGTTTCTACGCCGCTGAGAGTCAAAATTGGGACGAGACACGTGGGCTAGGCTTGCGATATCATAGATCGTTCCTTCCGACGTCACATTCTCTGTCAAGAGGGTGTGTGTTCTCTAGTAGATAGATTGTACAGATATTCGGACCACGATTAGGTTGCTGCACCCAGTGCCTCCAAGTTCTCGGTTGCAGTGGAGTACTCAATTACTTTGACCGCCTGGTTGAAGCACGAAAATGTCTGCGATGACCAAAATGCTTACAAAACTAACCTGTAATCCGGAAAAAAACAATTTCTTGATGTATGTTTCCCTCAGTGCGTTGGCCGACCtccattgaagaagaaatcacGGCTGAATGCAATATCACGTCGCTTATTTTGTCGCATGCTGACATCAGATGAATGGAACGCTTGAAAGCGACGGTATTATTCCCGGTTGACATTATCTACTCGAATGGACTAACATATCCATACGTCGTTCATCGTAAGATCATTACATCAAGTCCGCCTCAATTAAATTATGCGCAACCATCAGACTTGTAAACAAGAGCTGACGGATCCTCCTTCTGCAAATAGTTCTGCTCAATCAGAAACTTGACATTGCCAGTTTCGCCAGTGAAGAACTGCGCTCCGAGACCGGGCTGGCCAAACCAAGGCGCGATAGGTCCTCCGACCACTGTAAGAGGCTTGATGACCCTGTAGACGTGGTAGTTGTACGGGAAGTCTGGGGTATCGGGGTTCGTGGCCAAGTTCGAAGGAGGGAGAGCTCGTTGCGAGTAGGGAGCAGAGGCAGCAGAGACGTATGATCCTAAAACGCTGTTAGACCGTGCTGTTGGATCGAGGCGACCCGACGCGACTTACCATATTCGCTTCCAAATCGATCTACGAGAGTTCCCACCTGGAGAACCATGCTGCCGTTGATGGCATTGCCATTCGCGTCAAGCTGGAAGCCATTCTGCGGAGGGTACTTGTAGTTGCCCTTCTCGTCTGTCCATGTCTGGAGGAATTGGATTGGTGTAAGCCCGCCGAAGCGGTTGTAGCTCTCGACGGTTGCGCTCAGCGGGAGCTTCTTTGGAAGCTTGGTAGGGCCGAGCCGAGCATCGCGGCAGATGTAATCTTTGGAGCTGGATCCACCGTCGCGAGTGCCGGAACAATCGCAGGCTGCTCTCTCAGCGACAATTGGGTTGGGCAGGGCTGAGACTGTGGAGAGGCACAGCAGCGAtgagaggagaaaagagggaAGCATTTTGGATCAACTTTGCTATCGCGTCAGGGAGTATGCGCTTGGAGATGAGCTGCTGCCCTCAACAACAGAGGGCAGAGGCATCTTCTTATACATAGGAGCCATGTCTAAGCCAAGAGCGCATGTGAATCTATTGAAGTTATTATGTCTCTGTTGACGAGCTGAGATGTGCATGATGACTCCGCTGTTACTGTGATGGCCTCAGACGGCGCATCCGAGCTGAGCACAATGTCTTAGTCTCCCCTCCTTTGGTGCAAGGATACAGCGGGCTAATGCAGGAATGCCGGCAAATGAGCTAGAATGGTAGTGAGTGATACAGATGCCCAGATTCACATGGCCTCAACAAAACAATTCCGATACGTAATTGCCTGAACTTGAGTAATTGAAAAGCGTATGAAAGAAGAGGTCGGAAAAGATTGAGGGTCGAGCTCATCTCGTGATGCTCGTTGAGCTTTTGCGCGTTGATGGAAGATGGCCTAAAGATGCACTATCGAATCTCGCTGCCGTGTTTTGTTCCAGGACCTGGTGAGACATCAGCCGCCCCGCGATTTAGTGCGTTGCTAGGCTGTAAGCCCTGTGAATTAGTTGACAGCTCCCCATGCATGGAACCTTTGAGCAGAACAACGGCCATCATTTGCCGGGCCCTCAGCACAACAATCAGCCATTCTTACAGGGATTAGACGGTCGTTTTTTGGTTGCCTGAAAGCTGACTTTcaagtggctggctgattGACCAAACGAGCACTGTGCATATCAGCTAAGACATGGCTTCACGCGCTACAGCGCATTTCGTCTTACGTAGTGCGGAACCCGTCCCCAACATTTTCTATAGCAACAGCCCGCTCCATGGACGGGGCAATTGGTAACACAGGCGATAACGATGGCGGTCTGGAAATGATCAAAATCGAGTTGGATTGGCTCTATCCGTCCGTATCTGTACTATCTATTCCGTACTCTCGGGGCCAATGCCTAGCGCTTAAGCCAAGCCAACGATCTTGAGCGCGTCTTGCCAAAGTCGAGCCTCACGCTCTGGGTCATATATATGTGGTGCATACCCTTTGCCGAAGTGAGGATCAATCTGCTTAGCTGGAGGCGCCTCCTGGCAATCCTCCAAATATTTCCCTCCAGCGTTTTCCCACTGCTTGCCGATAGCCGCCCAGACTGTCGTCGCAGCTCCCTGCTCTGggctcttcaacatcttcttaGCCGTGTCGCTACTAGCGAGAGGCTGAAGGACCTCCGGGGGAATATATCGCGTAAGCTCGGTCATGATGCCTCCGGGATGAACGCTTGTCGCATGCAAACCCTGAGAACCGTATCGACGGTCTATCTCATTGGCGAGGTAGGCATCAGCCGTCTTGGATTGACCATAGGAGAGCCATGGGTCGTAACCGCCCTTCTGGAAGTTATAGTTGTCGGATTCGTTGATGCTGCCATCTGATACATGCTGGTgtgctgatgaagaaagaacaACGACTCTAGAGTTAAGCTCGGGAGTGACGGCCGCCAGTAAGGCTggcttgagaagctcgaagaacaagaagtgGGCGAGGTAGTTGACTCCGAACTGCATCTCATGGCCATCCTTGGTAAGCTCAAGTTCTGGGACAGCCATGCAACCAGCATTCTCAACCAGaatgttgatcttgtcggTTTTATCCAAGATACTCTGGGCAGCAGTACGAACACTGTCGAAAGAAGTCAGGTCGAGCTCAATGAACTCCATTCGACTGGCATCAAAGAATTCTGCACAGGCTTTCTTTGCCTTGTCCAGGTTTCTTGCAGTCAAGAACAATTTGGCGCCAGTTTCTGCAAGAGCTCTGGCGGTCTCGATTCCGATACCAGAAGAAGTTCCGGTAATGACGATCACTttgcccttgagcttgcctTCGACACCCTCGTCTTTGATGATCTGGAGGGCAGTAGGTCTGGCGTCGCCAGGACCCTGAGTGTCTTCATGTGCGGCAGCGTATCGAGACATTTTGTCTTGGAATATGAGATGGAGATATTGAGAGATGAATGCTGTAATGTGAAGGGAGCTTGGAGGAGATTTGATTCCTCAAGTTCGTAGACAAAGGCATGACTTAAATACTTGATTCCGTCACCTCAGTTTCCTACAACGTTTGATGTTGCGACTAAACTTACAGGACTTTAACTCCGACGTGCCAATCAAACCACTCAGATACAGAAGCGATGCACGCACGACAATGACAAGGTTTAGGCTTTCGACGACTACCGCTTAATTCCGGACCCCCTAGCTGCGATCATGATGCATCATGGGTGACAGTTTCTACCTGATTGAGTTAGCGTCGGAGTTTGGGGGTTTGGCGGAGTTCGACCCTTTGTCAGCTGGCTGAcgtctttttcctttatgAGACTGGCATATATCTCAGTGTCGTGGACGACTTCTTTATCCTTCCTTGGTTACGCCAATTTAATCGTTTCATCCCCACATTAAGCTCGTGACAGCAGCAATGGAGACCACTACCAACGACCAAGAGCGCAAGGCTCGTAAGCGGGCACAGAACCGGCTGAATCAGAGAGCACGGAGTATGAAACCTTATCTCCGCTGAGCTGCATTGATACTAAACATGATCATAGGGGAGCGtttgagaaaagaaaaagaagatgggaATGTGGGCAAACGACCTTATCGAGTTGACCGCTGGAGGATCGGTACAGGCGCAAACAATGAAGAAGAACCCAAGACTGCTTCAACCAAGAATATGGAGCTacccagagaagaagaacagtcACAATCGCAGCAGATTATCATAGCAGACCAACCAAGCTCCAACTTGGCTGTGGTCATCCCTGTTGACcatcgccttcttcaccTCATCAGCTACAATGTTTGCCGAGGCATGATGACCAACAAGAAAATGATGAGACTGTTTGCAGAGTTCATCACAGCACTCGACTTCCCAACACTGGAACCCCAGTCAAAGACATACTGCGAAATTGCCGTCGTTCGATCTATTGATCGAGAACATCTACCACTACCAACTCGCCTTGAACCAACCCAGGTCCAGATGACCTCGCCACATCCTTGCTGGATCGATGTCTTCCCGTTCCCAGAACTAAGAGATAATCTCATTCGGAAGCAACTCATATATGATCACATACAGTTTCTGGAGGATTTGGTCGGTGATTACGTGTACAAACTTCCTCCTGCAGTACCGTCAACAAGGTGCATTGTACCGCAATTCACAAGCCTAAAAGGAGGAAATCTCCCAAAGGAAAATGCTGGAATGATCTTATGGGGCGAGCCACATCTCAGTGAGAGCTGGGAAATTACTCCAAGCTTTTTGGCAAAATGGTCATGGTTAATTGGAGAGTGCAAGGATCTTGTTCATGTTTCTAACAACTGGAGACAGAGTCGAGGGGATCAACCGTTGCGATCTGTCCGTGTTTCTTGATTAGGAATTGGGCACAGAAATAAAGAAATGCAAaaagaagagcttgatgagactgGGACTCGAACCCAGGAGGATTGCTCCACCAGGAATTGGTGTTAAGGTTGACCTTAACCTGGCGCCATAAccaactcggccatctcaccGATTTGCTTGATGACAAAGCATTTATCGGAAGTTTTGACCAGCGCACGACAGAATGCTCATGACGATCTTCTGCTGAATTACTTCTGGTTGTCTTTGTGAGAAATTGTTGAAATCGAGATAGCATTCAATCACTATCTGAGGCTTTGCTCGTGCTTTGCTCGTGAAGTCGGGATGATGTAACTAGTCCCAACCTCGTAGCAATTTGACTGCTTTCTACCTGCACAACCCTCGAGAGCCATGGACCTGTCTCCAAGCCTGACGGTTCAGAAATTCTCAAAGAGATACCTCATTCCAGCCCAGATCTCCTCACCAGACTCAACAATCTGCTTCGGTGGAAGAACAAACCCATTGCCCCTCAGCCTCTGGGGCCGAAGTTCCATTCCCCAAGCAAGCTCTGCCCCAGCAACATCATAAACCCAGTCACTGCTTCCACCTGAAGTCTGATAGATGGTCTGACAAGTTGGACCGCAGTAAAAATCCAAGTCGTTGACCTGCTTGATAGCATCTGCAACGCCGCCAGCAAGATCCATCTGTTCGTTGATATCGGTGATGTTGGCGTCGCAAGTGTAGCCGTACGGCAGGAGAATCAACTGGCTGAAAGAGTGAAAGTCGATGTAAGACTTGATGCCGTTCTTCTGCGCAACTGACTTGGTATGCTTGACCAGAGCCTTGTTTTCGGGAGTATCGCCAGCCTTCATGCCGCGATATGTCTCGTTGCAATTATCAGTGGAGGAACCGCCGGGGATATCCCACTCATGAGGCCAGTTTCGGTTGAGATCGGTGCCAATGCATTTCTTACCAGCTCGCTTCTGACGGTTCTTTCGCCACAACCGGTCGTCGGTTATGGTATAAACGAAGCCTACGAAGCAGTCAGCACCGTGTTCCACGTTTCAAAGAAACCCTTGGGGACTCACCGTCAGGATTCGCGATCGGAATGATGTAGATGTCGTAGTTGTTGAGTGTATCTCGAACAAGGCGATCCTTATTCTGGTAACCTTGGACAAGCTTCCACGCCATGTACTCGACGGTCTGTGAGAAGGGTCAGAATACTACAAAGCTCTGCTGAACTGGATATCTGTTACCATTCCGCTGATCCACTCGCGCGCGTGAGAGTTCGCATGCCAAACAATGGCAGGGTTTCTTCCCTTATCGCCTTTGCCCCAGAGGTGAATGCCTTGGATCTCTCTGTTCTGTACGGTCCTACCGGCTGTGAAGACCTCTGAGTTCTCGGGGAACGAGGCTTGCAAATCGGAGAGAAACTGCAGGTGCTGCTCGAAGCTATGGTAGGACTTGAAGTAAGATTTATCAGGTAGCTTCGCCTTATCGCCAGGAAGTTTGGTGGTAGCTACCAACCATCAGTAATGAATCTACAAGGTCACTGAGGTTACTTACCCTTGTAGAGCCCAAAGCTCCCTTCCTGGGCGATCTCAGCGCCCAAGTTGTCGCTGACAACGGCGGTTTTCAGGCCAAGACGTTTAAAGGCATCAAGTTTAGCAGGAGGAATGGCGACCTCAAAAACGCGGTGATTTTGTCCGCAGCTCAGCGAGACGTGATCGATGCCTCTGAGAAGGCTGGGAATATCCTTGTCGGACGGGCGGGCGGTGATGGAGAAGGCTTTCCAGCCATCATATGACACCTTGGCCACAACAATAGGCAGCAGAAGCCCTGCGTATATAGTACTGAACAGCATATCGAGGAAGTTTGCTGTTGGCGAAAGTTGCTGGAGATATGTTGAGTAATATGCTTCAGTTTGAGCGAGACAACTCCTGTTGCCCTCCTTTATACTACTTGAGAGACTCTGACAAACTTATACGAAAGCGGATGAATTTCCAGGATTATGATTCATGGGCCGTGAATCATCACGGCTTCCGAGCACTTGGCTGCCTCGGATGTTGGACAGGTCACAATAATCGACCGCATTATGTGGAGTGCCTATTACTGATTCATGTGTTTCGACTGGAGGAAATAACAGTTGTCATAGATGTGTGGCCGGTCATTCTATGAATAGCAGCTAGGTCTCACAACTATCAGACTTCGGCTTTGATTGTTCTGTTGGTAGGTGCCTAGACAGGGGCATCGGACGAAAAGAACAATATTAAGGCCTGTTGGTTGCCCTGTTTCACTCTGGCCCTCATTGGACAGTAACACAACACGctcgtcttctccaagaacctATCACTTTATTCCGCATCACGGCCAATATAGCCCGCGCTTTGACCCCTCTCCCAATTCCTCTGCAGCACCTTGGCCATGCTGTCCCAGATGCGTCGCGGCATCTCGTGCCCAACATCCTCCCAGAGCACATACTCGACATCACCAGGTATCGCTTTCGCCAAAGCCTCTCCGTGAATCTCCCCAAAGATCTGATCCTTGCCTGCTTGCACAACCGTTGTCGGACATTTGATCATCCTGAGCGTATCAACCCCTGGCCAGCCATCTTTTTCGTACGACGCAGCGCCGTGATTCGGAGCTTTGCTGTACAATGTGCCACCTTTGATATCCCGTTCCACCAAACGTCTCACCGCCTTCTCCACCtcctttctctcttctgCATCAGGCTGCGTTGTGAGTGCGTCATAAACGGTCATTCCGTTTTTGATGGCCGTTTCCCTCTGATCTCCGAAGCCAGCAAGCATTGGCTGGAACCCGAGATCAAGTCCTCCTTTGGTCGGGAGCTCAGAACTCACGCCGGGAGATGTATACAGAAGCGACAGGCTTCTGACTTGCTGGGGCCTACGCGCAGCAACTGTGTAGGCGACTGGCCCTCCTTTACTCAGACCGACAATATGGAAGCCCTTTGAGGGATCGCTGAGGTTCAAGTGGTCTGCAAGTCCCCCAATGTCGCCTGCCATGTCTCCAATTGAGTATCCGCCCGGTACGGGAAACTCGGTTGACAGGCCCGTGTCTCTTGGATCGAAGCGGATCACGAAGTATTTCTTGCCATCTTCGGAAGACTGAAGCTTTTCGACGAGACCTTCTGCCCATACTATCATTGAATCCGCATTGCCTGGCACAAGTATGACCGCAGGATCTGACGGGTCGCCAAAGGTTTGATAACAGATACGCAATCTGTTGGTGAGTTGGGCAAAGAGTTCTGGTGAGGCGTTCATTTTGCGAAGGCAATTTCGATAAGATAGTTTACAGAATCTCTTGGCGAATATGGTGCTGTTACGAGAAGGGGAGGGTGGGGGCTGATGTCAGCACTAATGTAGAGAAATCCAGGGTGCTCAATGCTCAGTATTCAGTCGTTACTGATTCCCAACCCCCTAAGACTCTGATAGCTGATATTCTCTTGGGTCCCTATTGGTTCGTTCGCATGACATTGCTCTTTCTGGGAGCGTGTTCGAGGATCCAGAGGCCCATTACGGAGTAATGTCTATGGAGATAAACATGCTGTATGACAACCAGAGCTAGGATAACGCCCCAACGACTATTTGTGTCGAACTATGAATGGTATTCAATCGCTACTGTATCAAGATTATCCTGTAACccaggacgacgatgaagtcATCTGCGATCACGTATAGCATCTATCACTCATACCTACTGTGGCATGCTTCAACTAACTTAGTTAGCTGTCTTCATAGAAGAATACGATAAATCTTAGAGATAGAGACATCCAACTTGCAAATATCTTTTACGTTGTGGACTGAACAAACGACTCGGTATCGGACCCTGCCATCATCTAACTTTATGGAAGGCTTCGCTGAAGTTTGAGCAAACACTCTCTTGATTCCATTCCTCCAGTAAAGTCTGGTGGCATTGTTTATAGTGAAACCATGACCTTTAAATCATATCTTAGCTTACATTGAAAAGGCCAAATTCTCTGGAGCCTTTGCATATGGGCAGTGCGGTTATTGAAACAGTATCTGTGACAGTTCCAGACTATGAGACTTAACAAAAGCCCCTGACTATGATTGCGAAAGCAAGGAATGCCTCCACTTGAGTTCGCCAGCTGGCCTAGACCACTCTATGTTTTAGTCACTTGGAACTTTTTACAACTACTCACTCACTTCTTCGATTCATTAAATTTCATCTTTTGTATATTGCCGGTCCTGGTCTGAACCTTGAAATCCAAGACCAAAGCATATAGGTACGGTGCCAGCCTGGGGAGTGCATCCAGCATGCAGAATAAATCAAGCATAATGTATTACTCATGACGCGCGTACGGGTTGGCAAAAGCGCCCTATTGATATCGCTTCATGATATAGCCTTCAGGAAAGGGGTGTAAGAGAAGCACTTCTTGATACAGGAGTCGATCTTTTCAGACCAGTAAGTTGATTCATGAAGCTTATGATAGCTCAACGAAATACATCAAGCATTGCAAAGGAAAATCTCAATTAACTTCAGGGAGTCATCATGCGAATGTATATATAACTGAGATATCAGGAACGGAGAACTCTGATCCCATTTGACATGGAAGTATCTCGGCAAGCTGTCTCCGGGAGGATGAAGGGAAGTGCAAAGGCTTGCGATCGCAATGTGGCAACTGGCGAGACTGTAGAAGGATGCAAACGACAGTTCGCCAAGAATTGGTCACTTGTTGGCCATTGGTACCAAGTCAGATTACCACGAGCCCAGGTCGCATGCTTACATATCATCTTCGGAGCGAGTTACATAACAACTCCATTTGAGTACCACCATGATATCACCAACTCCCCTAGAGTCAAATCATGGGAAGTTATATAGCGAAGACATTCCGAGCTTCGGCGTTGTCCCCGCAGATTATCAAGCTAAGGTAGATTGGTAATCCGCGTTCCATGGAAATAGCGTTAAACACCAAACTAAAGTCTAAGCAGCCAATCAATGACGCATACTCGCTATTCTAAGTTCCACTATCATGACGCCATTTAGCGGTATAAATGttctcaagagcttctcTATCTTGATGGTATTCACCAAGCAAGTCTTATCATTACTCACAGAACCGCAACTACAATAAGAGAAACCGACATCATGACCACTAAAGCTATCGTATTCGTCGAGAAGGGCAAAGCCACTATCCAGGAGGTGCCGAAGCCCAAGCTCCGAGACGATTATATTCTCGTCAAGGTCAATGCCGTTGGCTTGAACCCTACCGACTGGAAGCATATCGACTTTGGCCTAACTAAAGCTGGTTCCAGGATCGGATGTGACTACGCTGGCATCGTCGAGGAAGTTGGCCCCAAGGTCACCAAGCCTTTCAAGAAGGGCGACCGGATCAGCGGTGTAGTCCATGGAGCGTCAGTATTTGAGCATCGTTATGTTAAAATCATCTAACCATAAGGTATCTAGTGATGCAACCCAGCTCGAGAACGGAGGCTTTGCCGAGTACATCGTGGCAAAGGGAGACGTTCAAATCAAGACGCCCGATAATGTTACTGACGAGGAGGCTGCTACTCTCGGCATCTCTATTGCCACAGTAGTAAGTTTAATCTGGCGAGTAAAAAGCATAAATACTGATCACCGACGTAGGGCCAGGGCCTTTACAAGACTCTAGGACTGCCTCTACCCACCGAGGGTAAGAAGAGCGATGAGTTTATTCTCATTTACGGCGGTAGCACTGCAACTGGTATCTACGGTATTCAGTTCGCCAAACTTTCGGGGCTGAGGGTCATCGCGACAGCTTCTCCTCACAACTTCGACTATCTCAAGTCCCTCGGAGCTGAGGCAGTCTTTGATTACAAGTCGCCCAATGTCGCTGAGGAAATTCGCAAGTACACCAACAATACCCTCAAGCTCGCCTGGGACTGCACCGCCCAAGGTGTCGCCATCAGCGCTGGAGCTATCAGCACCGAAGGTGGCAAGTACGCTACTCTTCTGCCAGTCGAGAAGCAACAGTTGCTCGATGTGAACCCCAAGATTGATGGACCTTATGTCACGCTTATGTATTCCATCTTTGGCGAGCGATTCTTCAAGGGGCAGGAGACTCCTGCTCAGCCTGAGGAGTTTGAGTTTGGGAAGAAGTTCTGGGAGATTAGCCGACAGCTGCTTGAGGAGGGTAAGCTGAAGGCTCCTCAAACGTTTGTCAACCGTGGCGGTAGTGGTTTTGAGGGTATTTTGAAGGGTCTGGATGAATTGAGAGCGAACAAGGTTTCTGGAGGAAAGCTGGTGTATACTCTGTGAGATGTGCATTGAATGAAGTATGGGAAGCACTAGAGGGATTGAGACATTAATATGCGCCTTGCATGAACGAGAGTTATTGG harbors:
- a CDS encoding hypothetical protein (EggNog:ENOG41); the protein is MTTKAIVFVEKGKATIQEVPKPKLRDDYILVKVNAVGLNPTDWKHIDFGLTKAGSRIGCDYAGIVEEVGPKVTKPFKKGDRISGVVHGADATQLENGGFAEYIVAKGDVQIKTPDNVTDEEAATLGISIATVGQGLYKTLGLPLPTEGKKSDEFILIYGGSTATGIYGIQFAKLSGLRVIATASPHNFDYLKSLGAEAVFDYKSPNVAEEIRKYTNNTLKLAWDCTAQGVAISAGAISTEGGKYATLLPVEKQQLLDVNPKIDGPYVTLMYSIFGERFFKGQETPAQPEEFEFGKKFWEISRQLLEEGKLKAPQTFVNRGGSGFEGILKGLDELRANKVSGGKLVYTL
- a CDS encoding hypothetical protein (EggNog:ENOG41~MEROPS:MER0003908), which translates into the protein MLFSTIYAGLLLPIVVAKVSYDGWKAFSITARPSDKDIPSLLRGIDHVSLSCGQNHRVFEVAIPPAKLDAFKRLGLKTAVVSDNLGAEIAQEGSFGLYKATTKLPGDKAKLPDKSYFKSYHSFEQHLQFLSDLQASFPENSEVFTAGRTVQNREIQGIHLWGKGDKGRNPAIVWHANSHAREWISGMTVEYMAWKLVQGYQNKDRLVRDTLNNYDIYIIPIANPDGFVYTITDDRLWRKNRQKRAGKKCIGTDLNRNWPHEWDIPGGSSTDNCNETYRGMKAGDTPENKALVKHTKSVAQKNGIKSYIDFHSFSQLILLPYGYTCDANITDINEQMDLAGGVADAIKQVNDLDFYCGPTCQTIYQTSGGSSDWVYDVAGAELAWGMELRPQRLRGNGFVLPPKQIVESGEEIWAGMRYLFENF
- a CDS encoding hypothetical protein (EggNog:ENOG41), whose product is MLPSFLLSSLLCLSTVSALPNPIVAERAACDCSGTRDGGSSSKDYICRDARLGPTKLPKKLPLSATVESYNRFGGLTPIQFLQTWTDEKGNYKYPPQNGFQLDANGNAINGSMVLQVGTLVDRFGSEYGSYVSAASAPYSQRALPPSNLATNPDTPDFPYNYHVYRVIKPLTVVGGPIAPWFGQPGLGAQFFTGETGNVKFLIEQNYLQKEDPSALVYKSDGCA
- a CDS encoding hypothetical protein (EggNog:ENOG41~MEROPS:MER0031611) → MNASPELFAQLTNRLRICYQTFGDPSDPAVILVPGNADSMIVWAEGLVEKLQSSEDGKKYFVIRFDPRDTGLSTEFPVPGGYSIGDMAGDIGGLADHLNLSDPSKGFHIVGLSKGGPVAYTVAARRPQQVRSLSLLYTSPGVSSELPTKGGLDLGFQPMLAGFGDQRETAIKNGMTVYDALTTQPDAEERKEVEKAVRRLVERDIKGGTLYSKAPNHGAASYEKDGWPGVDTLRMIKCPTTVVQAGKDQIFGEIHGEALAKAIPGDVEYVLWEDVGHEMPRRIWDSMAKVLQRNWERGQSAGYIGRDAE